From Streptomyces sp. NBC_00690, a single genomic window includes:
- a CDS encoding serine hydrolase domain-containing protein — MHTQTVRHALVALVALAATGALVAPAAASPTLPTASTHAFSSSTAGAPRGDHDATQRAIDAMVREGVPGIVAQARDRKGAWSGTAGVADLRTGRERQGGDRYRVGSITKTFVATVLLQLEAQGRLDLDDSVERWLPGVVRGQGHDGRRITLRQLLNHTSGIYSYTDDPEFQQKVFGIDFLQHRYDTWQPRQLIDLALRHAPYFAPGADWHYSNTNYVLAGLVIEKVTGRPYAKEVERRILRPLGLHATSVPGTDTAMPRPAGRAYSKLSEDPAATKIHDVTELNPSVAHAAGEMISNSADLQRFYRALLKGSLLPPEQQKALTETVPLSPDLPGYGYGLGLMSQKLSCGKEVWGHGGGIHGSDSRAAVTEDGTHSLAMNFNSDWLGDRDSVLEAEFCR, encoded by the coding sequence ATGCACACACAGACGGTCCGACACGCCTTGGTCGCCTTGGTGGCGCTCGCCGCCACCGGGGCCCTGGTGGCACCGGCCGCCGCGTCGCCCACCCTCCCGACCGCATCGACCCACGCCTTCAGCTCGTCCACGGCCGGCGCCCCTCGGGGTGATCACGACGCCACCCAGCGGGCCATCGATGCCATGGTCCGCGAAGGGGTGCCGGGGATCGTGGCCCAGGCGCGCGACCGCAAGGGCGCCTGGAGCGGCACCGCGGGCGTCGCGGACCTGCGCACCGGCCGGGAGCGCCAGGGAGGCGACCGCTACCGGGTCGGCTCCATCACCAAGACCTTCGTCGCCACCGTCCTGCTCCAGTTGGAGGCACAGGGCCGACTCGACCTCGACGACTCGGTGGAGCGCTGGCTCCCGGGGGTCGTCCGCGGCCAGGGGCACGACGGCCGTCGCATCACCCTGCGGCAGTTGCTCAACCACACCAGCGGCATCTACAGCTACACCGATGACCCGGAGTTCCAGCAGAAGGTCTTCGGCATCGACTTCCTCCAACACCGGTACGACACCTGGCAGCCGCGCCAACTCATCGACCTCGCTCTGCGGCACGCGCCCTACTTCGCCCCCGGCGCCGACTGGCACTACTCCAACACGAACTACGTCCTCGCCGGGCTCGTGATCGAGAAGGTGACCGGCCGGCCCTACGCCAAGGAAGTGGAACGCCGCATCCTGCGCCCGCTGGGACTGCACGCCACCTCCGTGCCGGGAACCGACACCGCGATGCCGCGCCCCGCGGGCCGCGCGTACTCCAAGCTCTCCGAGGACCCGGCCGCCACCAAGATCCACGACGTCACCGAACTCAACCCATCGGTCGCCCATGCCGCGGGCGAGATGATCTCGAACTCGGCGGACCTCCAGCGCTTCTACCGGGCGCTGCTGAAGGGCTCCCTGCTGCCGCCCGAGCAGCAGAAGGCCCTGACCGAGACGGTCCCGCTCTCTCCCGATCTGCCGGGATACGGCTACGGGCTCGGCCTGATGAGCCAGAAGCTCAGCTGCGGCAAGGAGGTCTGGGGGCACGGCGGAGGCATCCACGGCTCCGACAGCCGGGCCGCCGTGACCG
- a CDS encoding S8 family serine peptidase, which translates to MLMTPESQSPISGSSVPGHRRAARVAAAASLVAALVAAGTAPVFATTTPATDPGNTSGVQAKASDKLGAADAELLAEAEAKGDKTVTVMVATTPGATEQVSGQLDAVPGATVGKTYDKLGYVRATLPTGKAEDALASAAKLSSVVGIDLKQEIKLDDPTPGADRVKAAGKAAKQTAAQPAPDKNTPAKNPYNPSFETGAVDFVKENRKFDGRGVTIGIMDSGIDVSHPALQKTTTGERKIVDWVTATDPVLDRDNTWRQMQLGVKGPTFAVNSRTYAAPTGDYKFSIFSESATIGGDMNGDLNRDGDTTDQWALLYDPTTRTVRVDLNNDADFTNDTEMKPYRNGFQVGYFGKDDPATPVAERIPFVIEVREDVVHPTTGAVADYVNFGIIEGSHGTHVAGITAANGLFGGKMSGAAPGAKLVSSRACTWTGGCTNIALTEGLADLVIERGVDIVNISIGGLPALNDGANARAEMYNRLIDLYGVQLVISAGNDGPGVNTVGDPGVAHKAISVAASITKETWASNYGSVVTKKSALIPFSSRGPREDGGFTPTITAPGAAINTTQTWTAGGPVAEAGYALPPGYSMMQGTSMSSPQAAGAASLLLSAAKQRGVELTPAKLRTALTSTAKKISGVKAHEQGAGMVNVVGAWESIQNGATAHEYGVKASVDTSIDFALKTPGFGTGLYDREGGLKVGQSKTYDITVTRTTGPAGALWHNLEWKYNDGKVFRLLGGDRVRLPLNQPVTVTVQARPKAGGVHSAILELDDPRTEGVDKQILSTVVVSTPVTGPSHKLSYTDEVQRNSHKSYFVTVPQGAKSLEVALGGLATGSQTRFISIHPYGVQMEDSSTIFCYPNYNNPANTCRPDVRSYANPQPGVWEIEVESRRTSPLLDNPYKLDVALLGATFDPAVKTLPEAKVGTPTPVEWKVNNDLAALTGKLVGGPLGTEVTARPTILHGEQKTTRVTIGEGVERFEVAIGKVSNTAADLDLVVRRGTAVVAQSADGDSEEAVTLLKPAPGVYDIVVDGYSVPGTAGVEYDYRDAYYAPSLGDLKVDGGQQVTLATGGSAQVSAEVVVAGAAPEGRKFFGQVRLVNTNGAAAGAGNVVIEKVTP; encoded by the coding sequence ATGCTGATGACCCCCGAATCCCAGAGCCCCATATCCGGGAGCTCCGTGCCTGGGCACAGACGCGCGGCCCGCGTCGCCGCTGCCGCCTCACTGGTGGCAGCGCTGGTAGCGGCAGGCACCGCACCGGTGTTCGCCACGACCACCCCCGCAACCGACCCGGGCAACACCTCCGGCGTCCAGGCCAAGGCGTCCGACAAGCTCGGCGCCGCCGATGCCGAACTGCTCGCCGAAGCCGAAGCCAAGGGCGACAAGACCGTCACCGTCATGGTCGCCACCACCCCGGGCGCCACCGAGCAGGTCAGCGGCCAGCTCGACGCGGTCCCGGGCGCCACGGTCGGCAAGACCTACGACAAGCTCGGCTATGTGCGCGCCACGCTCCCCACCGGCAAGGCGGAGGACGCGCTCGCCTCGGCGGCGAAGCTCTCCAGCGTGGTCGGCATCGACCTCAAGCAAGAGATCAAGCTGGACGATCCCACCCCGGGTGCCGATCGGGTCAAGGCCGCGGGCAAGGCTGCCAAGCAGACCGCCGCCCAGCCCGCCCCGGACAAGAACACCCCGGCGAAGAACCCGTACAACCCGTCCTTCGAGACGGGCGCGGTCGACTTCGTCAAGGAGAACCGGAAGTTCGACGGTCGCGGTGTGACCATCGGCATCATGGACTCCGGCATCGACGTGAGCCACCCGGCGCTCCAGAAGACCACCACCGGCGAGCGCAAGATCGTCGACTGGGTCACGGCGACCGACCCGGTGCTGGACCGCGACAACACCTGGCGCCAGATGCAGCTCGGCGTCAAGGGCCCCACCTTCGCGGTCAACAGCCGTACGTACGCGGCCCCCACGGGCGACTACAAGTTCAGCATCTTCTCCGAGAGCGCCACCATCGGTGGCGACATGAACGGTGACCTGAACCGCGACGGCGACACCACCGACCAGTGGGCGCTGCTGTACGACCCGACCACCAGGACCGTCCGCGTCGACCTCAACAACGACGCCGACTTCACCAACGACACCGAGATGAAGCCGTACCGCAACGGCTTCCAGGTCGGGTACTTCGGCAAGGACGACCCCGCGACCCCGGTCGCCGAGCGGATTCCGTTCGTCATCGAGGTCCGCGAGGACGTCGTCCACCCGACGACCGGCGCCGTCGCCGACTACGTCAACTTCGGCATCATCGAGGGCTCGCACGGCACCCACGTGGCCGGCATCACCGCCGCCAACGGCCTCTTCGGGGGCAAGATGAGCGGCGCGGCGCCCGGCGCCAAGCTGGTCTCCTCTCGCGCCTGCACCTGGACCGGCGGCTGCACCAACATCGCGCTGACCGAGGGCCTGGCCGATCTGGTCATCGAGCGCGGCGTGGACATCGTCAACATCTCGATCGGCGGACTGCCCGCGCTGAACGACGGCGCCAACGCCCGCGCCGAGATGTACAACCGTCTGATCGACCTCTACGGCGTCCAGCTGGTCATCTCGGCCGGCAACGACGGTCCCGGCGTCAACACCGTCGGCGACCCGGGCGTCGCCCACAAGGCGATCTCCGTCGCGGCCTCCATCACCAAGGAGACCTGGGCTTCCAACTACGGCTCGGTCGTCACCAAGAAGAGCGCGCTGATCCCGTTCTCCTCGCGCGGCCCGCGTGAGGACGGCGGCTTCACCCCGACCATCACCGCCCCCGGCGCGGCCATCAACACCACGCAGACGTGGACGGCCGGCGGCCCGGTCGCCGAGGCCGGCTACGCACTGCCGCCCGGCTACTCGATGATGCAGGGCACCTCGATGTCCTCGCCGCAGGCCGCGGGCGCCGCCTCGCTGCTGCTGTCGGCTGCCAAGCAGCGCGGCGTCGAGCTGACCCCGGCGAAGCTGCGCACCGCGCTCACCAGTACCGCGAAGAAGATCTCCGGTGTGAAGGCGCACGAGCAGGGCGCCGGCATGGTCAACGTCGTGGGCGCCTGGGAGTCGATCCAGAACGGAGCCACGGCGCACGAGTACGGCGTCAAGGCCTCGGTCGACACCTCGATCGACTTTGCGCTGAAGACGCCCGGCTTCGGCACCGGCCTCTACGACCGCGAGGGCGGTCTGAAGGTCGGCCAGTCGAAGACGTACGACATCACCGTCACCCGGACCACCGGTCCTGCGGGCGCGCTCTGGCACAACCTGGAGTGGAAGTACAACGACGGCAAGGTCTTCCGCCTGCTCGGCGGCGACCGGGTCCGGCTGCCGCTGAACCAGCCGGTCACCGTCACCGTCCAGGCCCGCCCCAAGGCCGGCGGCGTCCACAGCGCCATCCTGGAGCTGGACGACCCGCGCACCGAGGGCGTGGACAAGCAGATCCTGTCCACCGTGGTGGTCTCCACCCCGGTCACTGGCCCCTCGCACAAGCTGTCGTACACCGACGAGGTGCAGCGCAACAGTCACAAGTCGTACTTCGTGACCGTGCCGCAGGGCGCCAAGTCGCTTGAGGTCGCCCTCGGCGGTCTGGCGACCGGCAGCCAAACCCGGTTCATCTCGATCCACCCGTACGGCGTGCAGATGGAGGACAGCTCCACGATCTTCTGCTACCCGAACTACAACAACCCGGCGAACACCTGCCGGCCCGACGTCCGCTCGTACGCGAACCCGCAGCCGGGCGTCTGGGAGATCGAGGTCGAGTCGCGGCGGACCTCGCCGCTGCTGGACAACCCGTACAAGCTGGACGTGGCCCTGCTGGGCGCCACGTTCGACCCGGCCGTCAAGACGCTTCCCGAGGCGAAGGTCGGCACCCCGACCCCCGTCGAGTGGAAGGTCAACAACGACCTCGCCGCCCTCACGGGCAAGCTGGTCGGCGGTCCACTCGGCACCGAGGTCACCGCCCGGCCGACGATCCTCCACGGTGAGCAGAAGACGACCCGCGTGACCATCGGCGAGGGCGTCGAGCGCTTCGAGGTGGCCATCGGCAAGGTCTCCAACACCGCAGCGGACCTCGACCTGGTCGTCCGCCGCGGCACCGCGGTCGTCGCCCAGTCCGCGGACGGCGACTCCGAGGAAGCGGTCACGCTGCTCAAGCCCGCCCCCGGCGTGTACGACATCGTGGTCGACGGCTACTCCGTTCCCGGCACCGCGGGTGTCGAGTACGACTACCGGGACGCCTACTACGCCCCCTCGCTGGGCGACCTGAAGGTCGACGGCGGCCAGCAGGTCACGCTGGCGACCGGCGGCAGCGCACAGGTCTCGGCCGAGGTCGTGGTCGCCGGTGCGGCGCCCGAGGGACGCAAGTTCTTCGGGCAGGTCCGACTGGTGAACACCAACGGCGCGGCAGCAGGAGCGGGGAACGTGGTGATCGAGAAGGTCACTCCGTAA
- a CDS encoding aspartate-semialdehyde dehydrogenase yields MRVGIVGATGQVGTVMRRILAERKFPVDELRLFASARSAGSTIAWEGREITVEDASTADYSGLDIALFSAGGATSRALAEKVAGQGVVVIDNSSAWRLDPEVPLVVSEVNPHAIKDRPKGIIANPNCTTMAAMPVLKPLAAEAGLSALIATTYQAVSGSGLAGVAELDGQVKQTIDKAAELTHDGEAVDFPEPTVYQRPIAFNVVPLAGNLVDDGSFETDEEQKLRNESRKILELPELKVSGTCVRVPVFSGHSLQINARFERPLSVERARELLKDAPGVELSEIPTPLQAAGKDASYVGRIRVDETVEHGISLFLSNDNLRKGAALNAVQIAELVAEELRG; encoded by the coding sequence GTGAGGGTCGGTATCGTCGGAGCCACCGGTCAGGTCGGCACAGTCATGCGCAGGATCCTCGCCGAGCGGAAGTTCCCCGTCGACGAGCTGCGGCTGTTCGCCTCCGCCAGGTCGGCCGGCTCCACCATCGCGTGGGAGGGCCGGGAGATCACCGTCGAGGACGCCTCCACCGCCGACTACTCCGGGCTGGACATCGCCCTGTTCTCCGCGGGCGGCGCCACCTCCCGTGCACTGGCCGAGAAGGTCGCGGGCCAGGGCGTGGTCGTGATCGACAACTCGTCCGCCTGGCGGCTGGACCCCGAGGTGCCGCTGGTCGTCTCCGAGGTGAACCCGCACGCGATCAAGGACCGCCCCAAGGGCATCATCGCCAACCCGAACTGCACCACCATGGCCGCCATGCCGGTGCTGAAGCCGCTGGCCGCCGAAGCCGGGCTGAGCGCGCTGATCGCCACCACCTACCAGGCCGTGTCCGGCTCCGGCCTCGCCGGGGTGGCCGAGCTCGACGGCCAGGTGAAGCAGACCATCGACAAGGCGGCCGAGCTCACCCACGACGGCGAGGCCGTGGACTTCCCCGAGCCCACCGTCTACCAGCGCCCCATCGCCTTCAACGTCGTCCCGCTCGCGGGCAACCTCGTCGACGACGGCTCCTTCGAGACCGACGAAGAGCAGAAGCTGCGCAACGAGTCCCGCAAGATCCTGGAACTGCCGGAGCTCAAGGTGTCCGGCACCTGTGTGCGCGTCCCCGTGTTCTCGGGCCACTCGCTCCAGATCAACGCCCGTTTCGAGCGCCCGCTGAGCGTCGAGCGCGCCCGGGAGCTGCTCAAGGACGCACCCGGTGTCGAGCTCTCCGAGATCCCCACGCCCCTCCAGGCCGCCGGCAAGGACGCCTCGTACGTGGGCCGCATCCGGGTCGACGAGACGGTGGAGCACGGAATCTCCCTGTTCCTGTCGAACGACAACCTCCGCAAGGGCGCCGCGCTGAACGCGGTGCAGATCGCCGAACTGGTCGCCGAGGAACTTCGCGGCTAG